The nucleotide sequence AAGTTTTTTCCATGGTTTTGAATACAGACCGACCTACAGACCTCACGGGTCTTAGAGACCCGTGAGGTCTCTTGTCTTGAGAGATTCCTTTTACGAAGACCTATCCTTTCTTTTGTTTCACTTTTTCCAACAACCAGTTGCACCATTCGTCGATACCTTCACCGGTAGTCGAAGATATTTGCAGCACTTCGATTTCATGGTTCACTTCACGCGCATCCTTGGTAACGGCTTCTACCGAAAAGGGCACGTAGGGAAGCAGGTCGGCCTTGGACACCAGCATCATGTCGCTGGTCAAGAACATTTTGGGATATTTTTTGGGTTTGTCGTCGCCCTCGGTAGTGGCCATCAGGGTCACTCGGTAGTCTTCGCCCAAATCAAAGGACGAGGGGCAGACCAAATTGCCGACATTTTCAATAAAGAGCAGATCGATGTTTTCCAAATCGAACTGGTCCAATACCTGGTGTACCATTTGCGCTTCCAAGTGGCAGATGCCGCCGGTTACGATCTGCAGGGCCTGAATGCCCGTTTCTCGAATACGGTCGGCATCCCGCTCGGTTTCGAGGTCACCTACCATCACGGCGATGTTTATCTTGTCTTTCAGCTTTTCGGCCGTTTTTTGCATAAGGGTCGTTTTACCGCTTCCTGCCGAGGAGGTAATATTGATTAAAAGGGTGCCGGTCTTGGCCATTTCCTTTTTGATGATATCGGCCACAAAATCATTGGCCTTGAGCAAATGGATGTTCGTGTTTTCACATTGCACGGTACCTCGTGCCGCTTTCGTTGATTTTTCTACCATTTTCTTTCCTTTTTTTGAGTGACCCTTGGGGTCGTAATTCCTTGTTATAATCGGCTGGCCGCTAGGCTCAGTCTTCAAATTCTACTTTGTGGATCAGCATTTCCTCGCCTTGGATCACATTTTTGCTGGGCCGGTCACAATTTTCACAGATAAACCGATAGTTCTGCACGTCGGTAATATGGTTGCAGACCTCACATTGGATCTTTAAAGGGGTCGATTCTATGTGCAGTTCCACATGGTGGTACCCCGGGTTGCTCAAATGATAGGCGCTATAGGCATTGTGCAAAAGGCGGGGTTCAATGTTCGATAAGACCCCTACTTTCAAATGAATGGCCTTCATTTTATTTAATTTTTCCCTTTCGAACTCCTGTTCCAAGGTGCGCATAATGCTATTTACGATCGATGTTTCGTGCATTAAATTAAACTTTTTACTTTTTCCAATTCCTCTAAATGCTGATCCGCCTGGGCAATCAGGTTTTTGTCGTCGACCAAGGTTTTGATCTCTTCGGCCTTGGCCTTCATTTCTTCGTATTTTTTCAGTTCTTCGGAACTGTTTTCGTTGTGCGTGAGCCAGCCCAGTTCCAATTGGTTCAATAGGGTGAGGGCCCGCTCGAAGGGATATTCGCTTGCCGTTCGTATTTCGAGGGCCTCGTTGAAAAGTCCCGCCGCCTTCTCCAGGTTGTCGTGGATTTTTGCCGGGGGAAAATGCATCAGGGCCGTTGCATAATTGTGGCTGGCCATGGCATGTTCGTACGGGTATTTATCCTTGGTATAAAAAGCGAGTACCTCTTTGAAGGAAGAAGCACAAAAGGCCGTCCACATGGGTTTTTCTTCTGAGGATACCGGAATTTCCGAATAGATAAGCGCCAAATTATGGTGTACATCGGCAAATTTCTGCGGATGCGTATCGCGCTTAAATACCTTTAGAACGTCTTGGAAGGCGTTAATGGACGCCTTGT is from Zobellia galactanivorans and encodes:
- the hypB gene encoding hydrogenase nickel incorporation protein HypB gives rise to the protein MVEKSTKAARGTVQCENTNIHLLKANDFVADIIKKEMAKTGTLLINITSSAGSGKTTLMQKTAEKLKDKINIAVMVGDLETERDADRIRETGIQALQIVTGGICHLEAQMVHQVLDQFDLENIDLLFIENVGNLVCPSSFDLGEDYRVTLMATTEGDDKPKKYPKMFLTSDMMLVSKADLLPYVPFSVEAVTKDAREVNHEIEVLQISSTTGEGIDEWCNWLLEKVKQKKG
- a CDS encoding hydrogenase maturation nickel metallochaperone HypA/HybF, yielding MHETSIVNSIMRTLEQEFEREKLNKMKAIHLKVGVLSNIEPRLLHNAYSAYHLSNPGYHHVELHIESTPLKIQCEVCNHITDVQNYRFICENCDRPSKNVIQGEEMLIHKVEFED